From Rhodoferax sp. AJA081-3, the proteins below share one genomic window:
- a CDS encoding LysR family transcriptional regulator translates to MSINNPLDSLPDMAVFARVVDAGSFSAAARQLGLTPSAVSRQVARLEGVLRVRLLERTTRKLRLTEAGAAAYDRCQSLWTAAREVLALSDTHTAQPRGLVRISMAKAVGRQLIHPLMPGFLRAYPEVDVQLVITDRVVDLFEDGIDLAIRATDSPPPGLAGRPLMQLHHGIYASPAYLAERGTPTHPRDLAHHSCLYLGEDERDRNWRFRKDNTETSVRVSGRYVANHSEVRLEGALEGFGIASLPAFAARTHLQSGALLQVLQDWEHQTDYAGTAWLLYPPNRFLAAKIRVWIDYVVERLVH, encoded by the coding sequence ATGAGCATCAATAACCCCTTGGACAGCCTGCCCGACATGGCCGTGTTTGCCCGCGTGGTGGACGCCGGCAGCTTCTCGGCCGCCGCCCGCCAGCTGGGGCTGACACCCTCCGCCGTGAGCCGCCAGGTGGCGCGCCTCGAAGGCGTATTGCGCGTGCGCCTGCTGGAGCGCACCACCCGCAAACTGCGCCTGACCGAGGCCGGCGCCGCCGCATACGACCGCTGCCAGTCGCTGTGGACCGCAGCGCGCGAGGTGCTGGCACTGAGCGACACCCACACCGCCCAGCCACGCGGCCTGGTGCGCATCAGCATGGCCAAGGCCGTGGGCCGCCAGCTGATCCACCCGCTGATGCCCGGCTTCTTGCGCGCCTACCCGGAGGTAGATGTGCAACTGGTCATCACCGACCGTGTGGTGGACCTGTTTGAAGACGGCATAGACCTGGCGATACGCGCCACTGACTCTCCGCCGCCGGGCCTGGCTGGGCGACCGCTGATGCAGTTGCACCACGGCATCTACGCCAGCCCGGCCTATTTGGCAGAACGCGGTACGCCCACCCACCCGCGCGACTTGGCACATCACAGCTGCCTGTACCTGGGCGAAGACGAGCGCGACCGTAACTGGCGCTTTCGCAAGGACAACACAGAGACCAGCGTGCGTGTCAGCGGCCGTTATGTGGCCAACCACAGCGAGGTGCGGCTGGAGGGTGCCCTGGAAGGTTTTGGCATTGCCAGCCTGCCCGCGTTTGCCGCCCGCACCCACCTGCAAAGCGGCGCGCTGTTACAAGTGCTGCAAGACTGGGAGCACCAGACCGACTACGCCGGCACGGCCTGGTTGCTGTACCCGCCGAACCGCTTTCTGGCGGCCAAGATTCGGGTCTGGATTGATTACGTGGTGGAGCGGCTGGTGCACTGA
- a CDS encoding DMT family transporter: protein MNTTLTLSPPQHLLRLSDLMLLAVAIVWGTSYGVAKGALAYYPVLGFLAVRFILTFVLLVPVLLRLQRQQLRDALRTGWPLGGLMLWIFLAETFGVALTQASNAAFLISLCVVFTPFVEWWMLRIRPERSVFVFAGVSLLGAALLSGGLVGDMGWGDALMLAAALLRAVTVCQTSKLTRGSTAPALALTAVQAGVIGFGSLLLALCTPGGLPPLPVAPAFWQASVYLVLGCTVFAFFAQNWALKHSAPSRVALLTSSEPAFGALFAVLWLGESLGVMGWVGGGLIVVAALWTSGRKA from the coding sequence ATGAACACGACCCTGACCCTCTCTCCGCCCCAACACCTGCTGCGCCTGTCCGATCTGATGCTGTTGGCCGTCGCCATCGTCTGGGGCACCAGCTATGGCGTCGCCAAGGGCGCACTGGCCTACTACCCGGTGCTGGGTTTTCTGGCGGTGCGGTTTATCCTGACCTTTGTGCTGCTGGTGCCCGTGTTGCTGCGGCTGCAGCGCCAGCAACTACGGGACGCGCTGCGCACTGGCTGGCCACTGGGCGGGCTGATGTTGTGGATTTTTTTGGCGGAGACCTTTGGCGTGGCACTGACCCAGGCCAGCAACGCAGCTTTTCTGATCAGCCTGTGTGTGGTGTTTACACCCTTTGTCGAGTGGTGGATGCTGCGCATCAGGCCCGAACGCAGCGTGTTTGTGTTTGCCGGCGTGTCCCTGCTGGGCGCGGCACTGCTGAGCGGCGGCCTGGTGGGTGACATGGGTTGGGGTGACGCGCTAATGCTGGCCGCCGCACTGCTGCGCGCCGTCACCGTCTGCCAGACTAGCAAGCTCACCCGCGGCAGCACGGCACCTGCGCTGGCGCTGACGGCGGTGCAGGCCGGGGTGATTGGTTTTGGCAGCCTGCTGCTGGCCTTGTGCACCCCCGGCGGTCTGCCGCCCTTGCCTGTGGCACCCGCGTTTTGGCAGGCCAGCGTGTACCTGGTGCTGGGCTGCACGGTGTTTGCCTTCTTCGCGCAGAACTGGGCTTTGAAGCACAGCGCGCCGAGCCGGGTAGCCTTGTTGACCAGCAGCGAGCCGGCCTTTGGTGCGCTGTTTGCGGTGTTGTGGTTGGGGGAGAGCCTGGGGGTGATGGGCTGGGTGGGCGGAGGGTTGATTGTGGTGGCGGCGTTGTGGACCAGTGGGCGTAAGGCCTAA